CAACCTTGAAAGGGAGCACTGCATTCGAGATAGGCCACATGATCACCCTTTGTGTCGAGCAAGTTTCGGGTGATCAGGCGTCGCTTGTCGGCTGTGTGCGTGGCTTCAAAACGATCGGTAGATCCGAATTTGCCCTTGCCGACTGCTAGGTCGATGTCGGAGAAAAAGACCACTCGCCAGGTTTGCTCGCTGGCTCGTAGGTTTTTCAGTTCCAGTTCAAAGTATTCCCTGGGGCGCGTATGGTCGGTCGATTGCGTGACCGTGACTTCGAGTCCACACTGACGGATTTTTGTCAGGCTATAGGATAGACCGATCTTGTATTCAAAATGCTCAAACGACTTGTTACTAATCGGTGCGACGCTTGGGCTAAAGACTTCTCCGGTTTGAGTGTTTTTAAGGTAGAAGTATTTCTCCCCGGTCCAGTTCAGTAGAATGATGCTACCATCATGATCTCGCTTGTAACTCACACCGCCACTAGCTTGGGTCGGCTGAGTGTTGTATTGCTGATTCCAAAGAATGTTCTTCCACGGTCGCGGAGTGAAGGGGGTTTCCATTACGAACTCGTTAGTGGACAGATTAAAATGTCCCCATTGATCGACTTGGATTTTACTGCGTTCAGTTTTTGAACTGGGTGCTTCTGCTAGATGACTCATTGGATTTTAATATTTTTAATACTATTTATCAGTTAATGAACTGATTTGCGTATGAGGTCAGGGATCAGGCGTATGTCGATATTACCGCGTGTGCGGTCGTCGGTTGGGAGGATGAAGACCAGATACCTAAAGTTGTCGGAAAAAGTCCATGTCGAGGCATAGAGGCGCTTTGCCTTGCCTTGATCATTTTCTGCCAGTTGCACCGTGACTTCGAAGTTCTTAGGATTTGAGATTATGGCAAAGGCAGACGCCTTTGGAGCGAGTAAAAACCTTTGGTCATCGATCATGCCCGCTATTTGCTTCTGCGTAAAATTGAAGATTCGGTAACTGCCAGAAGGCGCATCGCTAACGTTGTCGCTGACTACACCGATGTTGTAGTTCATTTCTTCCGAATTTTTCCTAGAGAAAACAAGTAGTGGATCTTTGGGGGCATTAATTGCGTCAAAAGACGCAATCGGGATCCGTTCTGAAGCGCCATCGGCAGCGGATTTCTGTGCGTAAAAGGTAATTGGATTTGGACCGTTGTAATTAATCCACTCTGTTCGTGAGTTGGAGTAGATGCGGATCGGTTCGCCGCCGGTTGGTGTTAGGTAGACACCTGAAAGCAATGGGTAATTAACGGCAAGTGCTCGGAACTTGAGTTGTATGTCTTCTCCTTTTTGCTGTGCCCAAAGGGAGTTGCCGAACAAGACTAACAGGGGAATGCTGATTAGTTTTAATAATTTCATATTTCGTCTTTGCTGAGCCAGCGGGTTGAAACGACTACGAAGCGGCGGCCGAACTGCTTGTTGATTTCACTACTGAGTCGTGAGGGCTGAATATGTGCGGCGTCGGATTCACCTTCCACAAACTTCGGAACGCGGTATACGACGGCTTCGAGTACCGCTTCAGCGTCGACTTTTCCGTTGTTTTTGGCGCTTCCGTAGGAGCGAATCACAAAGGTATCCGAGCGAGCGCTCAAGTAAGGTGCTAAAGGAGTGAGCACATCAGCCTGGGTCAGGTATTGTGGGAGACCAACGCCTGTTTTTGCCGTGACGTTCTCTTTCTTGAAATAGTTGTTTTTCGCGTCCATGTAGGCCTCTTCATAGAGGAATGCATCATTGACATCGAGTGAGTCGATGGCCGCTTGAATCACTCCTTTCTTACCGTTTTCGGTCAATTCCAGCTTGCGGTTAACGAATTCAGCGAGTGATAAAAATGGGCCTCGCTCTTTGATTTCGTCGACAATGGCCTGTGCTAAGGCGCGGCGTTGCGTCACGTCGAGGCCTTTGGGGCCACGCCATGATTCAGAGCTCGAGCCATTTGGGAGTGTCGCGCGGGGGAAAATTGTTAAATCGTCGTTAATCTCGGTGGCATATCCGGTCAAGGGGTCGAGATAAGTGTAATCGATTCCCAACGTGGATGCGAGGAATGCATCCCAGGCATCGACCGAGAGGCTGTTGACGTTAAATCCACCTTTGACTCCGAAATAAGCAGCCGTTTTGCTAAAGCCGTCAATGTTGCTTAGATCCTGGACGAACTGCGTGGTAGATGCCGCATTAGGCGCGCTGTCAACTGCACTAGCCGGTCCAATGTAGCGAAAGCGCTCGTTGCTGAGTTCGGGCAGGCTCTGTGTATTGTTAGCAGTTTCGACGATGTTGGCGAGGGTTGTTGGCGGGTCGTCGATTTCAGTGACATCGCTGGTCAGATTCATATTTGGGGTGAGCGAGGAAAAGAAGTAATCATCAAAAATAGCTTCGTTTGCTAAATATGAGAGATCGTATTGTGTATAGCGTGCGCCGCTGACACCGACAGTTTTATTTAGTTGTATGGCTCCGTTCGGCCACGAGTTCCCGATGGCTTGACCTGGCATATACGCAGAGTCCGCAATGTGGACATGCTGCATGGATGCCAAAGAGCGCAAGGGGTAGGTGGGGATCTCCGAAACGACGATGTGTGATTCGGAAGCGGAGGAGTAACCTTCTCCGAAAAAGCCACGGTCGTTCAACCCCTGAATGTCGGTGTAGTTGCTCATTGGTCCCATTTGGTAAGAATACGGAGTCGAGTTGACGCCGTGAGAAAACTGAGCATCCACATTTCCGGAAAAAGGAGACATACTGCCGATAAACTCAGAGGGGGAAGGGACTAAATCTAGATTGGGTAAAACCGGATTTTGATAAGATCCGATATAGAGGAAGGGCATCTTTTTGTTCGGATACGAAGTGATGGCCGAAGGATTAACGAGTAATGGGAATGGTCCCGCTGTCCCATCTTCACCATAGAGGAGATGGTGCAAGGGTTGCACCGTGTTATTTTTCTTTGGTCCAGTGAGTCCAATGAAGATATTTTGAAGGGTAGTGTCTGTCTTTTTCAGGCTACCTCCCGAACTCAACTCGCTCTCCGGCACGTAGGCCATGGTAGTCGTGAAATTTGAACTTGTTCTCCATGTGAGGTCGCCCCAATTACTTTTCGAAAAGCCGGTCCAGGGTAAGAAATTGAGTTCCATTGGCGTGGCGTCATTCGTGGAAATTTGGTGGATGATGCTATTATTCGCCGGATCGTTAAAGTTATTGTTGCGACGTCCGAGGATGATGCCTCCTTTTTTGTTTAGACCTGACGTAAGTTGAATCGCTCCTGTGTTGTCATCCGGGACGTTTATTAAATTCGAGAAGGGGGTGGGGCTTGAATTCGGGTCTGTGAAGAAATGCACTTCACCGGGTTCCAGTTTAATTGTGCTGTTTTTATCACCAATAATCAGGTCGATAGAGCCGAAATATCCGTTTTGCATGACTCGCTTCATTGCTGCTAGCTCACAAGTTATTTGTGGCACCGAAAGGATATCTTTGTCTAGGTCGTTGAAGGCTGCTCCGTTCCCCCCACTGGCTTGATAGCTCGGCAAGTGTTTTCCTTGGCTCGTTAATGAAGTGGGAGCCAGTGAGAACAAATAGCCGAATGCGCCATCGGTTTGAATCTTGATTCCACCTTTGAATTCAATGGCTACGTTGTAGGGGTTCCAAAGGCAGACAATCGGTTCGATGACAAGTGAGATGGCATTGGTGGTTCCTCCGGTTGCCTCAAACTCGCCACCAGCGGGAGCGGTGTCCCCGCCAGAAAGCAGTTCGTCTTCAGCCACGTATTTATATTCAGGTACGTTGGAGTCGGCGTAAAGTGAGAACACATAGATCACCCGATTCATTACTGGCATGATTGCGTTCTCGGTGAGACGAGTGACTTTTTCGCCGGTGTGACCGGTTTTAGTTGTGACGGTCGTATTCACATAATTATCGTTGGGCTTTGCTTTTACATCGCCACCCATGTCGGCCTCCAGCGTCCAATAGTAGCCTTTCTCTCCGCCATTATTACCGAGATCTTTTGCCGATGGTCCGAAGGGGCGCATGGCCACTGTAGGTTGAGCATCATTCTCTGTAACACCTTTGTATGAACGGTAGAAGTCACGTAATTTGTGCCAAGTCGGGCCTCGAAGGAAGGCCGCAGCACCACGTTCTGGAACCGGCTCTTTAAATAGGTAGCTGACTTGATCATTCGTTACCGGGTCGATATAGTCTGTGCCATCTGTAGGTGGCAGTCGCTCCCAGTTACTGAACTCAGGTTCGCTGGTCTCACCACTGTATGGTGTGCGGGCAAAGTCGTCGTCCTTCATTTCGAAGAGTAGGCTGAGATCTTTTTTGAGCCCGCCCTCTCGTGTATTGGTCTGAAGGGTAACTGTATTGAAACTGATATTGTGGAAGTTCTGCTGGAGTGCATCGCGCCACAGGCTGTTGTTGCCGTTCAAACTTGGGTCGGTCAGTATCAGATTTCTCGCGTTACTGGTTAATTCCAAGTCGTTGGCCAAAGACTGATTATTCTCCAGATTGAATGTCTCAAGTCCTGCAAGGGCGCTGGCATTGTTGCGAGGTGGGGCGCTGAGTTCCAGCCGCGTTCGGACATCCTCGCTGACCCCAGGATATAGATTCTCGCCCCTTTCCGCGCGACTGGAGAGGTTGATGTCTGCTTTACGACCTTCGTCTGCTACCCAGTAGGCATATTCGCCCTTCTGGGCGACTGCGACTTTTTGAGCGGCTACGAAATCATCAACGTTGGCGGGGTCGACTGTGCCGCCGCCTACCAAGACCACGTGTGTGTCCGGATTCTGGGGCGTGCCATCTGCTTTCAATGGGTTGCTGATCGATGGCATGGTGTCCGCATAATCTATAGTGTCATATCCTGAGATTAACCAACCCAAGTTACTGCCATAATTTGGGTTGTTACTGCCATCGTCATTGAATTCTTTGGTGTCCCATACACCTGTCCAGTTGCTGGTTGGGGCATTGTCAGGTAGTGTTTTATCCAACATCTGGGCGGAGGCACTAATGCGTTGATCCGCTCCCAACTGTTTTTGTAAATTGCCCAATGCGACTTGGAGGCCGATGATTGCATTCTGGCGCGCTAGAGTGACTGTTTTGGTTTGAGCGGAATTCGCTTGTTCCACTTTGATAAATGTCACAATGCTAAGGAGTAGCAGTAACACGAAAGCCATCAGCGAGAGTGCCACTACCAGAGCGAAGCCATTCGGCGTGTGTGGATTTGTTCTGGGGACAAGCAGAGTTGTGTGCGAATTGAATTTCATTGGGGGGCTTTAGTTTACGTCAATGGTTTCACGGAAATGTAATTCTAGTTTGAATCCTATCATCGAAACGTAGGTTTACAGGTAATAGTGGAAAGTGGGTATAACGTTTTAGTATTCTTTTCAAATTGGTCAATATAAATGCTAGGCTTCCCACGCACGGCGATGGCTGCGCGCGGGAAACCGTAACTTTCATTGCATGGAATACCTAGTTCTATTGGCTGAGTTCCACGGTGCCCCAGAACTTGGGTTGGCCGATGATGCCCTTTGTTTTTACGCGTGGCCAGTAGACTTCGCGTGAACCTTCAATCCCTTTCACGTTAAGGTTAAAGTTGAGGCCTAGGTCTTTGCCTGCCCTTGGAGTAAATCCGCGAATTTCCGACCACGGAATGATGAATTCCATAGTATAGCCATCTTCCGTGCGTTTCGACGCTGAGTAGCTGAGTGGAATGTCGTAGCGGGTCTCTTCGATCTCATCGCTGCGTTTCCACTCTCCAAGGTAGACGCAGTCTTCCTCGGGTTGCGCGACTGCCCAGAACTGATGATCGCCGGGACCAAAGCTGGTGGCGGTTTTATCATTCTGTGCGTCAATGAAGAGCTCAAGCGAGTCGGCTTGCCAGAAGGAGCGTGGACCCGTGACTTGAACTTTTGATGCCTTGACGTCGACGCCAATCCATAGGCCTTTTCCGCTCCAGCCCATCCAGATGTTGGTGAGCGGCTCGCCAAAGATGGATCCAACGATCCACTCGGGCAGTTTATTTGCCTCCGGCCATTGAGTCGTATCGCCCTTGAACCATCCGGATCCCTCTAGCTTACGGATTGCCTTGAATGGAGGAATGATGGACTGCGTAATTTTAAATTCTGCATCCTGTAGTGTCACTTGAGGCAGACGGTCTAATTTGGCTCCGTTACTCCACTCGAATTCCAATGGGATCTCGCGTGTTTCTTGAGGCTGTAGAATATCTATGCTGCCATCTTCGGTCAGTGCATGCCATCCACTTGGTAGCGAAAGGGCGATGCTTGGTGTTTTCACCGAGTTGGTTTGATTGATCACTGTGGCGACGACCTCAACCTTGCCTTCTGTGTTCGGCATGCCGCCTACCGTCAAAACGTAAGGTTCGAGCACATTGGCGCGGAGGTAGAGTGTGGTCAGCGCTTTGCCGTCTTCGACCACCTCGACACTCAGTGGCTGAAAGCCAGCCTTTGCATCGGCCGCGGCTTTGAATGGGATTGTAATCGTGTCATCGCTGTATGCGGATGCGGTATAGCTGAAGCTGTCTTGTTGATTCTTCCAGCCGGAAGGTAGAACGGGTTTCAAAGTCACTTGCTTGTTTTGGCCACTAAGGTTGTTGACACGCACAACGATGTCCGAGGCTTCATTAGCGACAGTGGCCATGAAACGGTGTGAATCGATGGAATAAGCGGCTTGGCGCATGATTGCCGAATCCGGTTTCAAGCCGTCCGCGTAGATCGGAGCGATGTCCAGCGTGGCTTGAGTGCCTTGGAGTGGATTCGCGTAAGCATCGTAGAGTTGCACGTCAGCACCAAAATCGACTTCGATTGGCTTGTCACCATCTAGGATCCTGAAGGCTGCTGCGATATATTGTCCATTCTCCTTGAAGACATAACCCTCAGTTCCGGGGCCGAAATTGAAGGTTCCTACATAATCGAGGCTCGGAAGCAGGTGGGTGATCCCTGCCACAGTGCAGAGAGATGGTTTGGGCTCACGGCGAGCGGTCATCAATCCGCAGGCGTCGAAGAACCTCATCGGAGTGGAGGAGTCGAAGTGCCAATACCAGAATGCTTTATCCATACCGGCTGCGGCAAACATCATATAAGAGCGCGGCGCGTAGGCGGCTTGTTGCTCGATGCTGACGACTTGTCCGGCAGCGGTATCCCATCCGAATTCGGTGATAAAGGCTTCGCGCTCTTTGCCGTCGGCATGGGCAGCAGCCACGACATCGCGTAGTTTATCGAACAACAGGTCGGCTCCACGTCCGAGGCCTCCGGTGTTGTAGTTCTTGACGTTCAATTCAGGTGTATCCACTCCCGCATAGTGGTGGATGTTGACCACGTTGATATTTTCAAAGGAGCCATTCTTGACCGCCTTCTCAAGGAGGTCCGGGAAGATTCCTGCGCGGCCGTTTTCGACGGCTTTCAATTCGCCAAAGCCGAGTAATTTAACGGCATCGCCGAAGGCCTTATGATAGCTCTCGTAGTGAGCCCAGTTGAGCTTCTTCTCGGCTTCGCGGATTTCTGGTTCGAGGGCATATTCGTTGTCCAGCTCCCAGTATTTGAATTGGGGAAATCCATCCAAAACTTCGGCTAAGTGTGCGACCCAGGGACGGCTCGGCGGGGTGTTGCCTTCCACATGACCATTCACGATTTCCGGTCGGGGGATCGAGTGGGCGAGGACAGGTAACACCATCGCGCCAGCATCCTTATAGGTCTGCACGATACCGGGATAACCGGGCCAACCACTGAAGTTACGGCTGTTTTGCTTCGCGCGTTCCAGCCATTCGAAATTAAAGGCATAATCACGAAACCAAATGATTCCGGCATTGCGGAAAGGGGTGATGAAGAGTCCTTGGCCGCCATGCACATTCATGCCATAGGGTGAAGCCATTTTCTCGGACTCAGTGAGGTCGTGTGGCTTGGGGCCTTCGGCGAAGATTAAGTAAGCTTCTGCTGACGGGAAGCCGGCATTTTCAATTTGAACTTCGGCGCGGTGTGGTCCGTAGAGTTCGACCGGAGGTGACCATTTGAATTGCTCGCTGGCATCGACCCTTTGCTCGATGGTTTTTGTGAAGATATTCTCACCATGGATGTCAGTTACGGTGACCGTGGCTTTAACTTGAGCTGGATTTGGACGCCAGTTGCGGATGTTGAGGATTAGCTCGGCATCGGTGCCGGCGAAGAAGTGGCCGGGAGCGGTCGAGCTGAAGTCCGCTGAGAAGAGTGGGGTCGCTGGCGCTTCGGTGTCTTTTTTCTTGCCGGATGGGTCCGGTTTCCAATCGAGATAACGGCCAGTCATTGGATCTGCGTAGGTGAGGTCGGTTTCCACCGCGATGCTCTTGAGCCCGACGCGCAC
The nucleotide sequence above comes from Coraliomargarita algicola. Encoded proteins:
- a CDS encoding sugar-binding protein codes for the protein MKSLSPPQRKRFPGAMLACALVACGLTAQLNAQVSTKVVTTFAPQDWTTSSDNRAPADYVALDDSGMEAQIAYSGKGFEYHRMAAKNPISIPGKLKTVQVQIHMSNPGAGTKLTLIDAYGGWHNIDFPKFASESWETVTIPVPDDLAQPATIHSFQFHNWGTRKQKTDVRVGLKSIAVETDLTYADPMTGRYLDWKPDPSGKKKDTEAPATPLFSADFSSTAPGHFFAGTDAELILNIRNWRPNPAQVKATVTVTDIHGENIFTKTIEQRVDASEQFKWSPPVELYGPHRAEVQIENAGFPSAEAYLIFAEGPKPHDLTESEKMASPYGMNVHGGQGLFITPFRNAGIIWFRDYAFNFEWLERAKQNSRNFSGWPGYPGIVQTYKDAGAMVLPVLAHSIPRPEIVNGHVEGNTPPSRPWVAHLAEVLDGFPQFKYWELDNEYALEPEIREAEKKLNWAHYESYHKAFGDAVKLLGFGELKAVENGRAGIFPDLLEKAVKNGSFENINVVNIHHYAGVDTPELNVKNYNTGGLGRGADLLFDKLRDVVAAAHADGKEREAFITEFGWDTAAGQVVSIEQQAAYAPRSYMMFAAAGMDKAFWYWHFDSSTPMRFFDACGLMTARREPKPSLCTVAGITHLLPSLDYVGTFNFGPGTEGYVFKENGQYIAAAFRILDGDKPIEVDFGADVQLYDAYANPLQGTQATLDIAPIYADGLKPDSAIMRQAAYSIDSHRFMATVANEASDIVVRVNNLSGQNKQVTLKPVLPSGWKNQQDSFSYTASAYSDDTITIPFKAAADAKAGFQPLSVEVVEDGKALTTLYLRANVLEPYVLTVGGMPNTEGKVEVVATVINQTNSVKTPSIALSLPSGWHALTEDGSIDILQPQETREIPLEFEWSNGAKLDRLPQVTLQDAEFKITQSIIPPFKAIRKLEGSGWFKGDTTQWPEANKLPEWIVGSIFGEPLTNIWMGWSGKGLWIGVDVKASKVQVTGPRSFWQADSLELFIDAQNDKTATSFGPGDHQFWAVAQPEEDCVYLGEWKRSDEIEETRYDIPLSYSASKRTEDGYTMEFIIPWSEIRGFTPRAGKDLGLNFNLNVKGIEGSREVYWPRVKTKGIIGQPKFWGTVELSQ